The following nucleotide sequence is from Synchiropus splendidus isolate RoL2022-P1 chromosome 1, RoL_Sspl_1.0, whole genome shotgun sequence.
AAATAGGTGCGTTCACTCTCCTTTAGTGGTCCATGTGCATGATTTGCTGGGCACTTTTTGTGGAGATGGCAGCCTTGCTGTGTTTTCTTATGGCTGGGTGTGGTTGGCTGTTCTGCTTGGCGCGAGctcagcactttcaagagtagCCTCGGTGCACCTTGGCCACCCATGCTTGGTTCTGCCCACATGTACACTCCCACCACATCATCAAGGTACAAGGCAGCTAAATGGTGGGGGTTCTGTCAGAGACGAAAGGAAACTCTGTGCCCTCTCTCAATGGGGTTCATGTGTCCCACCCACGATCATAGAAAGAACTGCACTGCCAAGTAAAATGAATTTCACACAGTTGCATGCAATGTTTGAGACCCAACAGTCCACAGACTATCATAGGATATGTCACTTCAAACGCTCATCTTAACTACATTTTGGCCATTTCAAATGGCTGACAAAAAAACGCTGTCTATTGGCGTcaacacaacaaagacaacCCACCCATGAAAAGagaacacacccacacacgaaAAAAGTATATTTATGTTGAGCATGATTACTGCAACCACAAAGGGAAAGTCAGGTTGTAGGATAAGGGAAAAGGAACCACGaattcaaaacacaacacagccaTCATAGCAAAGTAAGTGTGGGGTCTTGCTGGTAGAGCTAGAATCAACAACCACGACACCTCAACCCCCACCACTGCAGAATGTTTAAATGATGGCGATCTGTACAAATATCCTGGAATTATTGGAGGAAATATTGCACTCAAGGTTCAAATTAGGTGTGGACCTATTATTTAAAGGACTGAGCACCAACACTCGCAAAAACATGATGTGGTTGGAGCTAAAAATACAATACAGACTATGTAAACGACAGAGAGCTGGCAGAGTCCGAGGTGTGTAGTCCACATCATGCAAAGGAAACAAATTCATTGAGGGTTGTGTTATTCCATCTTCTACAGAATTAAGGCAGATTAGGACATAACACCTGCAAATCTCAGAGGGAAAGAAGTATTTCCTCAAGGAAAGTAGAGAATGTCATCAAACGGGTAGCATGTGGAGACATGAACATAGAAATATCAAGTTTTCAGAAGGAACTTAAATCTGCTTAACATCTGTCATAAAGCTCAGTTATCTGCTAAGTGATTCTAGCAATGGCAAAAAACTAGGATAGTATGTTTCCTCACTGCAGTTTGTTTTACCCTCCCAAGTCTAAGGAATGGTTATGAAATGGCCATGCTGTTTGTGGAACATGTCTGGAAGACATGTGTGGTTGACCCACAGATTTACTCAAAATGATGACACACTGCGATCAaggagaacaaagacaaaacaaaacatttccaaaTGACCAACTCTGAGCATAAAAAGTGTCTTGCAAATAAAAATCTTACTGGGCAAAACGCAAAACATATATAAGAATATATACATAAACAGCCAATCATTAACGTTGTGCGTGGGAAGATTTGTACTACCACCATCCCATTAATCCGGTTGTCTTGACTCTCATCAAAAGGTCAGTACAACCTCTTCCTACAGTGCTCACATAACATGTACAGCACAAATTGTTCAACACCTTGAAGGATTTAAGGCTGTTTCCCAGACAACGGAACCTCCCATTAAGCCCAAATAATGAACTCAAAGCAGGGAAACAAACTTCTCAACCAAGCCAGCCAAAATATTCTTCCTCTCCCTTGGATCTCTTCCTCTGGCAACCACAGCAAAGTAGGAGGATTAAAGGTAGGATTCAACATTGCCATGTAAAACAGCTTCACCATGGGTGCACAAGACACAGCTGCACAGTCAAGACTAGTGGCAAGCTTCATTGAACTTCTGGCATGAATGCTCATCATGTGCCAGTGTGTACAGTATGTGCTCctgttagtgtgtgtgtagaaATAAACGAGAGGTATGCCCTGATAAAGTATGTGCTCCCAACATCCtccccaaataaaaaaaaagatcattcaatgaataatttatttaatgacACTTAAGGGGAAATTGTATCAACGCCAATCCATCCGAGCTCTGCTACAATTGCCTTTGACATGATGGACAACTCCAGACTacaatggtacctcggttctcgaccacagtcccttccagatggccgttcgagaagcgatttgttcgaaatctgaatcattttttcccattacaattaatgtaAAAAGGCTCCATCCAACAACAGCAcataaaaccctggagtgcgcgctccagtcttggaggtgtcgaggagcacctcccctgtgacactctaccacgctccagtgcggagacaggaaaggttttacacctcaatatgaagaaaaaaacagtcaaatgtAGCTGCATACAtgacatgtctgcatacagaggctgcgttatacacaataacagagcgcgatgtgggtcagctgattggtccgcgcacattatgttttctccggcttttttcgggggtgttcgagctctggattttcgttcgaaatcagaagcaaaaaaatctctaaatttttgttagaagtccgatttgttcgaagtccgggatgttcgaaaaccgaggtaacACTGTATATGGAAGTGTGATACTAGAGACTCTTTAATGGCTGAATTATACCTGACTGACAACAAATGAGTGTAAAGTAAAAAGAGAGAGGATAAGACAGACTGCTGCTTTGCTGCACATaccaaagaaaaaagacaatCCGAAGCACTTCTGAGTTGTTCAAAATATAATTGTAAATGTACAAAAACTAAAATCACTGTCATGTTACATTTAAATTGTTTATCGGgagaaaatgtatgtatataagAGACAATATGTAGCTagttaaaaaaagttaaaaaaaaaagcacttacTGGGTCTGTGCCAAACATCCAGGCGCCAGGTTGTTTTGTGAGTGAGGGGTCCGTTGCTGACTTGTCAGCTCAAGCATGTCCACTTGGACATCTGTTATATGACCAGGTAGTGGTCTCAGTAAGGTCAAAATCTTCTCCACCAGGTTATCGCCATGATGACCAACAGCTCCTAAGAATATATGCATTTCAAATAAAGATGTAGCTCTTTTCACAATACAATGGATTGTAAATAGAGTTTAATTACAATAAAGTACTCCAAAGGTAATTCATTAGCATGGAGAGATTGCCATTGCAAATtgtcaagaaaataaatacaaagagTGTTCGGTGCATTTAAACAAAATCACAGTGTTGCTTCACTTTTAGTTATATTTCCTGTACTTCATAGTTGACGCTTTATAAAGCCAAAATATCAATGTCAAGTGTTTATTGTCCCTCTTATATCAGACCTTAAGTGATTTAATGTGACAAATAAATTAGAAAGGTTGTGTTCACCTGTAAGGTCCATGGTTCTGTCCACAAAGATGATGGATGCTTTATTCTGGGctgtcttccttctgtttcTAGCTTGAGGGTGATTGGACAATTCTCCTGCAATGAGGCGACTCAATGGACCCACAGCAAAACTCTCTTCCCTTGTTCCTGTGGCCTCGAACATTGCATTTAAAGACGACGTCAAAGACTTAATTTCAATCTGCAGGTCAGCTGGGAGGGAGTTCATGTCAACGTCTAACAGGCTTCCAAATCTCTTCTTCTCAGGTCTTTTCGCATTAATTTGCTCCAAGTCGGACACAAGTAAGGGGAAGAGATGAGAAAACGTGGGTGTGAGAAGCATTTGCTGAGAAACAAGGGAGAAAACCACGGGGACATGCATGACTTCAGCTGTATAATTCATGTTCCCCATCCACTCACACAGCTTCTCTTCAAATTGTTCGAACACAGGAACTCCTTCCATTTCGGTGGAGACGTTGTTAGCAAACAGGTGAACTGAGTGGGCCACGGTGGTGAAGACGACACAGTACTGGAAGTGGCTCATCGATATGATATCTTTAATAATGTCGACTGTTCTTCCCTTTAACATCGTGCTCACCACGAAAACGGCTTTCGGTTCGTTCTTGGCGCAGGCTTCGAAGCTGGAAAATGGCTTTATATTCCTGGCTCCAGCGTCCAGCATCGCGGCTGCACCACCTTTGCTCCAGTGGAGAGCCTGCGCACACCTGTCATCCATGAACACTACCGCTTTCTTCACCTTCGACAGCACCTTGTCCCACATCTGGGAGGGTAAATGCATAAGTTCCTCGGTCAAATTCATTTCGCTTATGGAACACTGCCGTTAAATACAGCGTAACTGCAGCGATATGCACATCCCAAACGGAGCTCGAGCAAAACAAACTCCTGTCTCTCAGAGGTGACGTGGCAATGAACGGGCGCAAGATAATGACGTCACAACAGACTTCTTTTGTTGCTATGGCATCAAACGAGGAAAGAGTTATGACACTCGACAGtgtgatttatattttcttttggagtgttgcttatatatatatatatatatatatatatatatatatatatatatatatatatatatatatatatatatatatatatatatatatatatatatagtgaggtTAATTATaccaataaaataattaaatatataaatgttttgtGCAACTAATGACATTCCACACAAATGTCTAATGGTGCAAATGCaacattatatataatattttacatGATTAAACACAAGGATTATGTTTAGGAAAGCACAAAAATAGATAATATGCTGCATTATGAGTATATTATAGGGGGTTTGTTTTAAAACCGCTCCACAGCAGAGCtaattcttctttgtctttctgtaTTTCACCTTTACACCTTTGCCTGCTATTTACCTGCCATCATCCCAAGCCATCACCCATTCTCTTTATATCCTCCTCAACCACAAACATGTTTGGttgtctcttctcttctccattCTCGATCCATCATGTCCCTTGTCAAAAATTTCCACAGGACTTGTCCCTTATACACAAATTGAATCTTGTCCCTCCGAGTAATCAAGCATCACCTGTCACTTCTAGCGCTTCTTGCTGTCTTTGTGCCTGTTCTGTCAAGCTTCTGTGTCACTCTAGGtgctcctcttcatctgtcAGGCTGCCAGTtgcctccacctgttccacctaACCAACGTACACTCACTTCCTCGCCTCCTTGGATTTCTCTCTATTAATCTGGATGAACTCATATGTTGTAACTGTCGCTGCTAGCTGCATCATCActgctcctcctgcctctctgtcATTCACACAGCAATTCTTTCTTGTTTCAACTTaccttccttcctcttctctccagcttgtTCTGTCACCTCACCAGCTTCTCCTACATCTCCTCCTTAACCTTATTGCAAATCACAATATGATCATGACACATCATGTTCTACTAA
It contains:
- the scfd2 gene encoding sec1 family domain-containing protein 2 isoform X2 — protein: MNLTEELMHLPSQMWDKVLSKVKKAVVFMDDRCAQALHWSKGGAAAMLDAGARNIKPFSSFEACAKNEPKAVFVVSTMLKGRTVDIIKDIISMSHFQYCVVFTTVAHSVHLFANNVSTEMEGVPVFEQFEEKLCEWMGNMNYTAEVMHVPVVFSLVSQQMLLTPTFSHLFPLLVSDLEQINAKRPEKKRFGSLLDVDMNSLPADLQIEIKSLTSSLNAMFEATGTREESFAVGPLSRLIAGELSNHPQARNRRKTAQNKASIIFVDRTMDLTGAVGHHGDNLVEKILTLLRPLPGHITDVQVDMLELTSQQRTPHSQNNLAPGCLAQTQSPPAQTLWENMLTSKQKEGVMEVRRQLVEAASKEKLPVKMSMGRVTPEQLSAYAQLFRSNFGALQNHCGILQLGLATSQTLRHPHMARWDSCLAFERLLLQALGDSEFSVVLRQLLPLMKPRRDEASTTSGSRFADDECGLDELILLLVYLYSLADEAQDIQEDELEKLERELIGALTLVISQEAEFSLLIQKLTGCENPNELTTERAHNAMEEMFRTLRGLSCTRDHLKQLRHVYSASDGVHQATYRPFLRQLLEEVFQGGKHECPDIEYMSGGLTDLLKTGFSMFMKIHLYFLRKKE